A genomic segment from Callithrix jacchus isolate 240 chromosome 8, calJac240_pri, whole genome shotgun sequence encodes:
- the LOC100387042 gene encoding LOW QUALITY PROTEIN: putative uncharacterized protein encoded by LINC01599 (The sequence of the model RefSeq protein was modified relative to this genomic sequence to represent the inferred CDS: inserted 5 bases in 4 codons; deleted 5 bases in 3 codons; substituted 2 bases at 2 genomic stop codons): MEVLGFLNGKMDVRAKCQLEIWMEMAPSKPEPQGKAQQSQPTSALSATNADQSGKCCCCCLERHSPDGYGRQWADXVENHPEIAADTSCLQNITPLFIAGERGAXARESQEQVPASITQVLRNPWFVRLESPRXRCLNLVSSVGPIPGLQLLIVIVSDHQRVDGEEEXKQGKIRKERHCIHLFTVWSWLRCVKDRSVAVISKPEHREAPREVKPQWEAEPLLDVLVGGFWGILHTXPSHLQEAGGPTRGHSVGGQPLDDCGQCVGEETGPVGGPHACWALPTALGTSLLFLVLLAQPFQSSGXMPVSSHTPAGTQTNTAALLNVCTSYCESVSE, encoded by the exons ATGGAGGTCTTAGGGTTCTTGAACGGTAAGATGGATGTCAGAGCCAAATGCCAACTTGAAATCTGGATGGAAAT GGCTCCCTCCAAGCCCGAGCCTCAGGGGAAGGCTCAGCAGTCACAGCCCACCAGTGCT CTCTCAGCTACCAACGCTGATCAGAGTGGgaagtgctgctgctgctgcctggagAGGCACAGCCCTGACGGTTACGGAAGACAGTGGGCAGA TGTGGAAAATCACCCAGAGATTGCTGCTGAC ACTTCATGTCTTCAGAACATCACCCCTCTGTTTATAGCTGGAGAGAGGGGCG CAGCCAGAGAAAGCCAGGAACAGGTTCCGGCTTCCATCACTCAGGTACTCAGGAACCCCTGG TTCGTGAGGCTGGAAAGCCCAAGATGAAGGTGCCTG AATCTGGTGTCTAGCGTGGGCCCTATTCCTGGTTTACAG CTCCTCATTGTTATTGTCTCAGATCACCAAAGGGTGgacggggaggagg ggaagcaaggaaaaataaggaaagaaagacactGCATCCATCTTTTCACAGTGTGGTCTTGGTTGCGGTGTGTCAAGGACCGATCTGTAGCAGTCATTTCCAAACCTGAACATCGAG AGGCCCCACGGGAAGTGAAGCCCCAATGGGAA GCGGAGCCCCTCCTGGATGTTCTGGTGGGAGGGTTTTGGGGAATCCTCCACA GCCCATCTCATCTCCAAGAGGCTGGAGGCCCCACACGTGGACACAGTGTTGGTGGGCAGCCCCTTGATGACTGTGGCCAGTGTGTGGGTGAGGAGACTGGTCCAGTCGGTGGACCTCATGCCTGCTGGGCGCTGCCCACGGCACTGGGAACTTCCTTGCTTTTTTTGGTGCTGTTGGCACAGCCTTTCCAGAGCAGTGGATGAATGCCAGTCTCCTCCCACACCCCTGCAGGGACGCAGACCAACACAGCTGCTCTATTAAATGTATGCACTTCTTATTGTGAGTCTGTCTCAGAATAA